The proteins below come from a single Eucalyptus grandis isolate ANBG69807.140 chromosome 3, ASM1654582v1, whole genome shotgun sequence genomic window:
- the LOC104429058 gene encoding disease resistance protein RPV1-like gives MHHLIFGHSFAGLVAPILLFGLAFHFLNKKRTSVRRNAEDAITCASDLLTVSTETNSGGSSLSLTETNGASNSSAMATGNRYEVFLSFRGSDTRKGFTDHLYTRLVDAGIHAFKDDNELRHGKKIGPDLLAAIKNSKILIPIISSNYGSSRWCLNELVQIMECQNSNIGHLVLPIFYKVEPTHVRRQIGSFGDVFRMHERHSDQAILEKWKLALSEVSFLKGWEANGYEGKLVKSVVQKVLNELKKEFELVIPDNLVGIDSHVKNVMEFLDNNSSATLFVGIHGMGGIDDDDQLKALAGNHNWFSPGSRILITTRNKAILDNAAVDFNYEHEEMDGDQSLILFSRHAFRSNSPPSEFKDLAHEVVSTTGGLPLSLEVLGSLLCGKRPTQWRGTIKKLKKVPNRKVLEKLRISYDVLENGQKKYFWISLVFHWHRRKNCILHVGCL, from the exons ATGCATCATCTCATTTTTGGGCATTCTTTTGCCGGGCTCGTGGCCCCGATCCTCCTCTTTGGGCTTGCGTTCCATTTTCTCAATAAGAAGAGAACTAGTGTGCGAAGAAATGCAGAAGATGCTATTACTTGTGCATCTGATTTGTTGACTGTGTCAACAGAAACTAATTCTGGTGGATCTAGTTTGTCTCTGACAGAAACTAATGGTGCATCTAATTCGTCTGCCATGGCAACTGGAAACCGCTACGaggtgttcttgagctttagaggctCAGATACTCGAAAAGGCTTCACTGATCACCTCTACACCAGACTTGTTGATGCTGGAATTCATGCTTTCAAAGATGATAATGAGCTTCGCCATGGCAAGAAGATTGGGCCAGATCTTTTGGCAGCCATCAAGAACAGTAAGATCCTGATCCCCATTATCTCCTCGAATTATGGTTCGAGCCGTTGGTGCCTAAATGAACTGGTTCAAATAATGGAGTGCCAGAATAGTAACATCGGGCATCTAGTGTTGCCtatattttacaaagtggaaccaaCTCACGTGCGTCGTCAAATCGGGAGTTTTGGAGACGTGTTTCGTATGCATGAGAGGCATTCTGACCAGGCGATTTTAGAGAAATGGAAGCTAGCACTCAGTGAAGTCAGTTTCTTGAAAGGATGGGAAGCCAATGG GTATGAAGGAAAATTGGTGAAATCAGTTGTCCAAAAAGTGTTGAATGAGCTGAAGAAAGAGTTTGAGCTGGTTATTCCCGATAATTTGGTTGGAATTGATAGTCATGTGAAGAACGTTATGGAATTTCTAGATAACAATTCTAGTGCTACCCTATTTGTTGGCATCCATGGAATGGGAGGCATtg ACGATGATGATCAGTTGAAGGCTTTGGCTGGAAATCATAATTGGTTTTCGCCTGGAAGTAGGATCCTTATTACCACCAGAAACAAGGCTATTCTTGACAATGCTGCAGTGGACTTCAACTATGAACATGAGGAAATGGATGGTGATCAATCTTTGATTCTGTTtagtagacatgcatttcgTAGTAACTCTCCTCCAAGTGAATTTAAGGACCTCGCGCATGAAGTTGTATCCACCACTGGAGGCCTTCCCTTATCTCTTGAGGTTTTAGGTTCATTGTTGTGTGGAAAGAGGCCAACACAATGGAGAGGTACgataaagaagttgaaaaaagttCCAAATAGAAAAGTGCTAGAAAAGTTAAGGATTAGTTATGATGTATTAGAAAATGgacaaaagaaatatttttggatatcgCTTGTTTTTCATTGGCACCGACGGAAGAATTGCATCTTACATGTGGGATGCCTGTGA
- the LOC104439284 gene encoding disease resistance protein RUN1-like — protein MSSRMHDQLRDLGREIVREENPQEPWYRSRLWESKEIQKVLKGNKGSEKIRAIYLNKGSSEDFGETPEHAGHILTSEQFKNLTRLRFLHVNGAHFSGDFKNSIEELRWLQWQNCPLTFEAENINLKELVALDLSKSKISDKWGGWNSIMMAEELKFLDLTRCSSLEGTFFLSAFKNLEVLILKGCWRLEQIDSSIGDMKSMVRLDLTGCISLKELPLEAGKLKALEQLLLQGCQNISVVPDEIGALQNLEILNISGTGIKDLPYGIGKLRNLRILDASKLL, from the exons ATGAGCTCGAGAATGCATGACCAATTGCGAGATCTTGGTAGGGAAATCGTTCGCGAGGAAAACCCACAGGAGCCTTGGTACCGTAGCAGGTTATGGGAATCCAAGGAAATCCAAAAAGTGCTGAAGGGAAATAAG GGATCAGAAAAGATCAGGGCCATTTATCTTAACAAAGGCAGCTCAGAAGACTTTGGCGAGACACCTGAACATGCTGGCCATATCCTTACAAGCGAACAATTCAAGAATTTAACGAGGCTAAGGTTTCTTCACGTGAACGGGGCACATTTTAGTGGAGattttaaaaactcaattgAGGAGTTAAGATGGCTTCAGTGGCAGAATTGTCCCTTGACTTTTGAAgcagaaaatattaatttaaaggAATTAGTTGCACTTGATTTGTCAAAAAGCAAGATTTCAGATAAATGGGGAGGATGGAATTCCATCATG ATGGCAGAGGAGCTAAAGTTTCTTGACCTTACACGTTGTTCATCTTTAGAAGGAACATTCTTCCTATCagcttttaagaatttggaGGTTCTTATCCTAAAAGGTTGTTGGAGATTGGAGCAAATTGACTCTTCGATTGGAGACATGAAGAGTATGGTTCGCTTGGACTTGACGGGATGTATTAGTCTCAAGGAGCTGCCACTAGAAGCGGGTAAATTAAAAGCATTGGAGCAACTCCTTTTACAAGGTTGTCAAAATATTTCTGTAGTACCAGACGAAATAGGGGCTCTGCAGAATCTAGAAATTCTGAATATTAGTGGCACTGGGATAAAAGATTTACCCTATGGTATTGGAAAGCTGAGAAACCTCCGAATCTTAGATGCTTCAAAGCTGCTATAA
- the LOC120291750 gene encoding putative adenylate cyclase regulatory protein, whose product MKTLDVSHLNHLRTLSAECYDNIREVQGLDKLKYLESLSIAGCASVKRLDLPNSEGMKKIHAEDCENLVKIKGLDRLKFLKVLHISKCASIERLKLANSEGMKKVHAEYCKNLVEIQGLNKLEFLEELYISHCASIERLYLPESKGLKVLNVKTCENLVEIQGIDKLEFLKMLCIFGCTSIERLNLPKSEGLKILNARNCENLVEIQGFDRIEFLEELDISQCASIERLDLSKSKGIKKLHAECCKNLVEIQGLDMLESLEDLNIFRCASIERLDLPKSEGMKKLHAEYCENLVEIQGLRRLEFLEELYISQCTSIEMLDLPKSKGLKRLDAENCKNLVEIQGLDRFEFLKMLRISGCTSIERLDLPKSKGMRTLFAKSCEKLVEIQGLDRLEFLELLYISRVLQLKGWTFRNPRA is encoded by the coding sequence ATGAAAACACTGGATGTTTCCCACTTAAACCATCTGAGGACATTATCAGCCGAGTGTTACGATAATATACGTGAAGTTCAAGGTCTtgacaaattgaaatatttggaAAGCTTGAGCATTGCAGGGTGTGCTTCAGTTAAAAGGTTGGACCTTCCAAATTCTGAAGGCATGAAGAAAATACATGCTGAAGATTGTGAAAACTTAGTGAAAATTAAAGGTCTCGATAGGCTGAAATTCTTGAAAGTGTTACATATTTCTAAGTGTGCTTCAATTGAAAGGCTGAAGCTTGCAAATTCTGAGGGCATGAAGAAAGTACACGCTGAATATTGcaaaaatttagttgaaattcaaggcctcAATAAGTTGGAGTTCTTAGAAGAGCTATACATCTCTCATTGTGCTTCAATTGAAAGGCTGTACCTTCCAGAATCCAAGGGTCTGAAGGTATTAAATGTTAAAACTTGTGAAAACTTAGTCGAAATTCAAGGTATTGATAAATTGGAGTTCTTGAAAATGCTATGTATCTTTGGATGCACTTCAATTGAAAGGCTGAACCTTCCAAAATCTGAAGGCCTGAAGATATTAAATGCTAGAAATTGTGAAAActtggttgaaattcaaggttTTGATAGGATTGAGTTCTTGGAAGAGCTAGATATCTCTCAATGCGCTTCGATTGAAAGGCTAGACCTTTCAAAATCCAAGGGCATAAAGAAATTGCATGCTGAATGTTGCAAAAActtagttgaaattcaaggcctgGATATGTTGGAGTCCTTGGAAGATTTAAATATCTTTCGGTGCGCTTCAATTGAAAGGCTTGACCTTCCAAAATCCGAGGGCATGAAGAAACTACATGCTGAATATTGTGAAAACCTGgtcgaaattcaaggccttAGGAGGTTGGAGTTCTTGGAAGAGCTATATATCTCTCAATGCACTTCAATTGAAATGTTGGACCTTCCAAAATCTAAGGGTCTAAAAAGATTAGATgctgaaaattgcaaaaacttagttgaaattcaaggccttgatAGATTTGAGTTCTTAAAAATGCTGCGTATTTCTGGGTGCACTTCAATTGAAAGgctagaccttccaaaatcCAAGGGCATGAGGACATTATTTGCTAAAAGTTGTGAAAAATTAGTCGAAATTCAAGGTCTTGATAGGTTGGAATTCTTGGAACTCCTATATATATCTCGTGTGCTTCAATTGAAAGGTTGGACCTTTCGAAATCCAAGGGCATGA